The genomic interval GGTTATGGCATCGAAGGCCATAAAGATTATACAATCAATCATTCTTTTGTGGAATATGAATTTTCTCCATTAAACCGACTCGGACTTGAAGTTGAAATTCCCTTTGCTTTTTACAGAGGTGTCCAGAGTTCCGAAAACATCGAAATTCCGCGAAACCGGATAGAGGGGTTGAAACTGGCAGCACAATACACTTTTTTTGTTTCGGAAAAACACCAGATGTCTATGGCAGGCGGTTACATGCACGAATTCCGGACACATTCATTCTATTCCATTGATCATGGCCGTGGAATGCTAAAAGGAAATAGCGTAACTCCGTTTTTTATTGTTGCCAGGAAATTTGGAAAACATATCAATACAATGCTTTACACCGGGCCGGAATGGGAATTTGTTCCGGAAGAATCCAAACGGAGTTTGTATTATCAGGTAAATGCCAGTATGCATTATGTGTTGGCTTCCGGAAATTTTGTTGGTGTTGAGGTAAATGATGAATTTTCAGCTGCAACGCATCAAATGGTTTTCAGGCCTCAAATGAAACTGATCCTAAATCCGAATCTGGCGCTTGGCCTTGTTACGGGTATTCCAACAAATTTCCGGACCGACGGTATGAGTTTTATGGCAAGGATTATTTTTGAACCACGATCAAAAAAATAATTTTCAGCGCAGTTTATTCCCAATTCTTTCCGGTTTCGTGTATTCTATTTGTATCAGAATTAAACGAAACAACAATTAAATCAGAACCAATCATTAAATAAAAAGTATATGAAAAAGATCATTTTTTTAGCCGCAAGTTTATTTTATTCAGTAATGTCCTTTGCACAGGAAATACAAGCTGGCGAAGTTCCGTCAATAGTGTTGAATACATTTAAACAAAAATTCCTAAAAGCTGCGGATGTAGAATGGAAACTGAAAAACCAGTTGTATAATGTAGAATTTGAAATTGGACGTGTCGATCATGAAGCGTGGATCAGTAACAATGGCAGCATTGTAAAACACAAGCAGGATATTCAAACCAATGAATTGCCAGGCGCAGTTTCCGAAAGCATCAGCCGCAATTACAAAGG from Dyadobacter sp. NIV53 carries:
- a CDS encoding HAEPLYID family protein, whose product is MKQILISIFLLAVLNLSAFAQKDSSAKKLPLKIRHAEPLYMDLIRDLGARKGEKEWNVGYGIEGHKDYTINHSFVEYEFSPLNRLGLEVEIPFAFYRGVQSSENIEIPRNRIEGLKLAAQYTFFVSEKHQMSMAGGYMHEFRTHSFYSIDHGRGMLKGNSVTPFFIVARKFGKHINTMLYTGPEWEFVPEESKRSLYYQVNASMHYVLASGNFVGVEVNDEFSAATHQMVFRPQMKLILNPNLALGLVTGIPTNFRTDGMSFMARIIFEPRSKK
- a CDS encoding PepSY-like domain-containing protein, whose translation is MKKIIFLAASLFYSVMSFAQEIQAGEVPSIVLNTFKQKFLKAADVEWKLKNQLYNVEFEIGRVDHEAWISNNGSIVKHKQDIQTNELPGAVSESISRNYKGFRIDDAEKIEAGEKLLYKVELKTASKEEDVVFDHNGKLVESY